In Phormidium yuhuli AB48, one genomic interval encodes:
- a CDS encoding iron uptake porin, with the protein MTHSTSFLFRLSPALLAMLLLGWGPEVAARETQSLGQDGAPMTPTLTKGLEDEAIAPETPRISQGLTVSDGWLQNRNSSLDQVTSVSQLSDVQPTDWAFQALQSLVERYGCIAGYPDGTFRGNNFMTRFEFAAGLNACLDQIVAIIGGGEGVDPSDLATIRRLQEEFAAELATLRGRVDGLEARTAELEANQFSTTTKLSGEAIFAISDTFGDAIGAGEDLTQTQFAYRMRLNFDASFTGRDRLRVRLQDRNINDFRGGLTGTNMTRLGFAGNTGGVVVDDFYYRFPLGDNFRGYIGGKFDADDVANLFSPQASSGGGAISRFGRYNPLFRLASGAGAAVQGRFGDFGLDVGYLAGNANDPERGNGLFNGEHGAFANLTYALSNTIDLGVSYHRNYFPGGEVSLAGGTGSGRAGNPFAADVAASSDSLGGQFRLGLGAIDLSGWIGFTWAQAQSNGSGFEEGDKANVINYALALTAPDLGGAGNLAGLVVGVPPQATRIQRSDPALLGQEDTDTSLHIEAFYRYRLNDNIAITPGFFVITNPEHNSNNNAQWVGTLRTTFSF; encoded by the coding sequence GTGACTCATTCAACAAGTTTTCTGTTCCGGCTGTCCCCGGCTCTTTTGGCAATGCTATTACTGGGTTGGGGGCCGGAGGTGGCAGCAAGGGAGACCCAGTCTCTAGGTCAGGATGGAGCGCCCATGACCCCAACCCTGACGAAAGGATTAGAGGATGAGGCGATCGCCCCTGAGACTCCCCGCATCTCCCAAGGGTTAACGGTGAGTGATGGGTGGTTACAGAACCGCAATTCATCCTTAGACCAAGTTACCTCAGTGTCCCAACTCTCGGATGTACAGCCGACGGACTGGGCGTTTCAGGCCTTACAGTCCTTGGTAGAACGCTATGGTTGTATTGCGGGATATCCTGATGGAACCTTCCGGGGTAACAACTTCATGACCCGTTTTGAGTTTGCGGCGGGTCTCAATGCTTGTTTAGACCAGATTGTGGCGATTATTGGCGGTGGGGAGGGGGTTGACCCCAGTGATTTGGCCACCATTCGCCGCTTGCAAGAAGAATTTGCAGCGGAATTAGCAACCCTGCGGGGTCGGGTGGATGGCTTAGAGGCCCGAACCGCTGAACTGGAAGCCAATCAGTTCTCCACGACGACGAAACTGAGTGGGGAAGCCATTTTTGCTATCTCAGATACGTTTGGCGATGCGATCGGGGCTGGGGAGGATTTAACTCAAACTCAGTTTGCCTACCGGATGCGGCTGAATTTTGATGCCAGTTTCACGGGCCGCGATCGCCTGCGGGTACGCTTGCAAGACCGTAACATCAATGACTTCCGGGGAGGCCTCACCGGGACCAACATGACTCGTCTGGGGTTTGCTGGGAACACAGGTGGGGTTGTAGTGGATGATTTCTATTATCGCTTCCCCCTAGGGGATAACTTCCGGGGCTATATCGGCGGCAAATTCGATGCTGATGATGTTGCCAATCTGTTCTCCCCTCAAGCCAGTAGTGGTGGCGGTGCAATTTCTCGTTTTGGACGCTATAACCCCCTGTTTCGTCTCGCCTCGGGTGCTGGTGCTGCCGTTCAAGGCCGCTTTGGTGATTTTGGCTTAGATGTGGGATATTTGGCGGGCAATGCCAACGACCCTGAACGGGGTAACGGCCTCTTCAATGGTGAACATGGGGCCTTTGCGAATCTCACCTATGCTCTGAGCAACACGATTGATCTCGGAGTGTCCTATCACCGCAACTATTTCCCCGGTGGTGAAGTCAGTCTCGCCGGTGGGACGGGTAGTGGACGCGCAGGTAATCCCTTCGCTGCTGATGTGGCGGCGTCGTCGGATTCTCTCGGCGGCCAGTTCCGACTGGGATTGGGGGCAATTGATTTGTCCGGTTGGATTGGCTTCACATGGGCCCAGGCTCAAAGTAACGGTAGTGGCTTCGAGGAAGGGGATAAGGCGAATGTTATCAACTATGCTCTGGCCTTGACGGCACCGGACTTGGGAGGTGCTGGTAATTTGGCCGGGCTAGTGGTTGGGGTTCCCCCTCAAGCTACTCGTATCCAACGCTCAGACCCAGCTCTGCTCGGTCAGGAGGATACGGATACCTCCTTGCATATCGAGGCATTCTATCGCTACCGCCTCAATGACAATATCGCTATTACCCCCGGGTTTTTCGTGATTACGAACCCGGAACACAATAGCAACAATAATGCTCAGTGGGTGGGTACCCTGCGGACGACCTTTAGTTTCTAG
- a CDS encoding iron uptake porin codes for MSNLWWKALAGSSSVLSFLVLSNVAQGQELSVDELSQPVSSRSLDQVTSVSQLSDVQPTDWAFQALQSLVERYGCIAGYPDGTFRGNNFMTRFEFAAGLNACLDQIVAIIGGGEGVDPSDLATIRRLQEEFAAELATLRGRVDGLEARTAELEANQFSTTTKLNGEAIFALSDTFGAAVGDSSGDPTQTQFGYRVRLNFDASFSGRDRLRVRLQDRNLVNFGTGNTGTNMTRLGFAGTTNGVELARLEYRFPITDNIRGYLSGAGMSAENISNALSPQVSGGFGAISRFGRYNPVFRLSGGAGVGLNARFGDFGLDLGYLAGNANDPTAGNGLFNGEQGAFANLTFSPSNDFSLGVFYDRHHFPGGQVNLSGSTGSRQATNPFGSDVAVGSDTLGSQFRLGLGAIDLSGWIGFTWANAQNNGNGFRSGDRAEVINYALSLTAPDLGGPGNLAGLIVGVPPQATRVQRSDPALLGREDTDTSLHIEAFYRYRLNDNIAITPGFFVITNPEHNSNNDAQWVGTIRTTFSF; via the coding sequence GTGTCTAATTTGTGGTGGAAAGCCCTAGCAGGAAGTAGCAGCGTCCTAAGTTTCCTAGTCCTGTCCAACGTGGCCCAGGGTCAGGAACTCTCAGTTGATGAGTTGAGTCAACCGGTGTCGTCCAGGTCTCTCGACCAAGTGACCTCCGTCTCCCAACTCTCAGATGTACAGCCGACGGACTGGGCATTTCAGGCCTTACAGTCCTTGGTGGAGCGCTATGGCTGTATTGCGGGATATCCCGATGGAACCTTCCGGGGTAACAACTTCATGACCCGTTTTGAGTTTGCGGCGGGTCTCAATGCTTGTTTAGACCAGATTGTGGCGATTATTGGCGGTGGGGAGGGGGTTGACCCCAGTGATTTGGCCACCATTCGCCGCTTACAGGAAGAATTTGCGGCGGAGTTAGCGACTCTGCGGGGTCGGGTAGATGGTTTAGAGGCCCGCACGGCTGAACTGGAAGCCAATCAGTTCTCCACAACAACGAAACTGAATGGGGAAGCCATTTTCGCTCTTTCGGATACCTTTGGTGCAGCCGTGGGAGACTCTAGCGGTGACCCCACTCAAACTCAGTTTGGCTATCGAGTCCGACTGAACTTTGACGCCAGTTTTAGCGGCCGCGATCGCCTGCGCGTCCGTTTGCAAGACCGTAACTTGGTCAACTTTGGCACGGGGAACACGGGAACGAATATGACTCGCCTCGGCTTTGCCGGCACCACTAACGGCGTTGAGTTGGCCCGTCTGGAGTATCGTTTTCCCATCACGGATAATATTCGCGGCTATCTCTCGGGAGCCGGTATGAGTGCCGAAAATATTTCTAACGCACTCTCGCCCCAAGTTAGCGGCGGTTTTGGAGCCATCTCTCGCTTTGGTCGCTATAACCCCGTTTTCCGGTTGAGCGGCGGCGCCGGGGTCGGTTTAAACGCGAGGTTCGGAGATTTTGGTTTAGATTTGGGATATCTGGCTGGAAATGCCAATGACCCAACCGCTGGGAATGGCTTGTTCAATGGTGAGCAAGGGGCCTTTGCCAACCTAACTTTCTCTCCCTCGAACGACTTCAGCCTCGGGGTGTTTTATGACCGTCATCACTTCCCTGGAGGACAGGTGAATCTGTCGGGAAGCACCGGGAGCCGTCAGGCCACGAATCCCTTTGGGAGTGATGTGGCTGTGGGCTCTGATACCCTAGGGAGTCAGTTCCGGTTAGGACTTGGGGCGATTGATTTATCCGGTTGGATTGGCTTTACCTGGGCTAATGCTCAGAATAATGGTAATGGCTTCCGTTCAGGCGATCGCGCTGAGGTCATTAACTATGCCCTTTCCCTAACCGCCCCAGATTTAGGGGGACCCGGTAATCTGGCTGGTTTGATTGTGGGGGTTCCCCCGCAAGCGACCCGAGTTCAACGCTCAGACCCGGCTTTACTGGGACGAGAGGATACGGACACCTCTCTACATATTGAGGCCTTCTATCGCTATCGCCTCAACGACAACATTGCTATTACTCCTGGGTTCTTCGTGATTACGAACCCAGAACATAACAGCAACAATGATGCTCAATGGGTCGGCACGATTCGGACGACGTTTAGTTTTTAA
- a CDS encoding homoserine dehydrogenase, producing the protein MTYKVGILGLGTVGTGTAQILSDPSGRHPLLTELEIAQVGVRSLDKPRAVDVPHSLFTTDLDAIVSHPDLDIIVELIGGVEPARSLILKAIAHGKHIVTANKAVISRHGDEIFDAANEKGVYVMLEAAVGGGIPVIQPLKQALGVNRIKRVTGIVNGTTNYILTRMKTEGADFADVLADAQRLGYAEADPTADVDGLDAADKIAILASLAFGGRIRLEDVHCEGIRHISSTEIDYAEKLGFTIKLLAIAQEDIPENSSDGTPQKLSLKVHPTLLPKSHPLASVDGVFNAILVEGDPLGQVMFFGPGAGAGATASAVVSDILNIAAILKTETEPIPHPLLSCTHQHFCAIAPMEDSVTRFYVRVKTQDSSGVIGQLGTCFGNHDVSLESIVQIGLSDKLAEIVLVTHHVREGDFRAALDSISKLSAVAEISSVIRVW; encoded by the coding sequence GTGACATATAAAGTCGGTATCCTCGGATTAGGTACAGTTGGCACTGGAACGGCGCAGATTTTATCAGACCCCTCAGGCCGTCATCCCTTGCTCACAGAGTTGGAGATTGCTCAGGTGGGGGTGCGATCGCTCGACAAACCCCGAGCGGTGGACGTACCCCATTCCCTCTTCACCACAGACTTAGACGCCATCGTGAGTCATCCTGACCTGGATATTATCGTCGAACTCATAGGCGGGGTGGAGCCGGCGCGATCGCTGATTCTCAAGGCGATCGCCCATGGAAAACATATCGTCACCGCCAACAAAGCCGTCATTTCCCGTCATGGGGATGAGATTTTTGACGCCGCCAACGAAAAGGGCGTATATGTAATGCTCGAAGCGGCTGTCGGTGGTGGGATTCCCGTCATTCAACCCCTCAAACAAGCCTTAGGGGTGAACCGCATCAAACGAGTTACGGGAATTGTCAACGGAACCACCAACTATATCCTCACCCGCATGAAGACCGAGGGAGCCGACTTTGCAGACGTCCTCGCTGATGCGCAACGGCTTGGCTATGCTGAAGCCGACCCCACCGCCGATGTGGATGGCTTAGATGCTGCGGATAAAATTGCGATTCTAGCTTCCCTGGCCTTTGGCGGCCGCATTCGTCTAGAGGATGTCCATTGTGAGGGGATTCGTCACATCAGTTCCACTGAAATCGACTACGCCGAAAAACTTGGCTTTACCATCAAACTGTTGGCGATCGCCCAAGAAGACATCCCCGAAAACAGCAGCGATGGAACCCCTCAAAAACTCTCCCTGAAAGTCCATCCCACCCTACTCCCCAAATCCCATCCCCTGGCCAGCGTCGATGGAGTCTTTAATGCCATCTTGGTCGAAGGAGACCCCCTCGGACAAGTGATGTTCTTTGGTCCCGGGGCCGGGGCCGGGGCCACCGCCAGTGCGGTGGTCTCCGATATCCTCAATATCGCCGCCATCCTCAAAACTGAAACCGAGCCAATCCCCCATCCTCTCCTGAGTTGCACCCATCAACACTTCTGTGCGATCGCCCCCATGGAAGACTCGGTAACACGTTTCTATGTCCGGGTCAAAACTCAAGATTCATCCGGGGTCATTGGTCAACTCGGAACCTGTTTTGGCAATCATGACGTGAGCTTAGAATCTATCGTTCAGATTGGCTTAAGTGATAAGTTAGCCGAAATTGTCTTAGTGACCCATCATGTCCGTGAAGGGGATTTCCGCGCCGCCCTAGATAGCATCTCCAAACTCTCTGCCGTCGCTGAAATCTCCAGTGTCATTCGGGTTTGGTAG